A window of Nonomuraea angiospora genomic DNA:
CCGGTCGCCCGCGCTCCGGTACGTGAGAGCCACGTCGAACCCGTCACCCGCCAGCCGTCGTGCGACCGCCGCGCCGATCCCCCTGCTGCCCCCGGTGACCAGGGCGACTTTCCGTGTCATACATGCCTCCCGAACTAACCGGAATCAATTCCGTTTCAACGTAACCGGAATTGGTTCCGCTTGACAAGGGGTGCCAGGATGGGAGCCGTGACACGCGAGCGCACCGACGCGGCCCGCAATCGCGCGAAGATCCTCGCCGCCGCCGAGGGCATCGTGGCCGCCCGCGGCGTGCAGGGCCTGCAGATGGCGGACGTGGCCGCGGCCGCCGGGGTCGGCGTCGGCACGCTCTACCGGCGCTTCGGCGACCGCTCCGGGCTGGCGTACGCGCTGATCGACCGGCGGGAGCGCGAGTTCCAGGCGGCGTTCATCGAGGGGCCGCCGCCGCTCGGCCCCGGCGCGGAGCCGGCCGCGCGGGCCAAGGCGTTCCTGCGGGCGCTGGCGGACCGGACGGTCGAGCAGCTCGACCTGCTGCTCATGGCCGAGACGGCGAGCCCGCTGGCCCGCTTCGGCGGCGCGTACGACGCCTACCACGGCCACCTGTCCATGCTGATCGGCCGGCTCCGCCCCGGCGCGGACGCCCACTGCCTCGCCGACGCCCTCCTCGCGCCCCTGGCCGCCCCGCTGCTGGCCCACCGGCTCGGGGAGACGGGCATAGAACGGGTGAAGTCCGCCCTGGACGACCTCCTGGACGGCCTCGCCGGCTGAGCCGTCCGTCTCCTCGAAGTTCGCCGCTTGCCCGACTATTCACGCCTGAGACAGGCGCGCAGCCGGCGGCGAGACCACCTTCGCCACCACGGCCGAGCTCCTGGTGACCGAGGCCGAGGCGGTGCCCGCCTTCAGACAGATGCCGGACAGCCGACTGCGTCCCTTTCTCCACCAGGAGACGGGACGCAGTCGGCGGCGTGCCGCTTCTCGATGCGGACCGGCGGTCCGCCCGGAGGCGTCAACGCCGATGTAGGGACATCGTG
This region includes:
- a CDS encoding TetR/AcrR family transcriptional regulator, encoding MGAVTRERTDAARNRAKILAAAEGIVAARGVQGLQMADVAAAAGVGVGTLYRRFGDRSGLAYALIDRREREFQAAFIEGPPPLGPGAEPAARAKAFLRALADRTVEQLDLLLMAETASPLARFGGAYDAYHGHLSMLIGRLRPGADAHCLADALLAPLAAPLLAHRLGETGIERVKSALDDLLDGLAG